In Huiozyma naganishii CBS 8797 chromosome 5, complete genome, the genomic window GCACCTGATGAAAGGGGGTATTCCTGTAGCTAACGCTCTTCAAAGCAGACGTCTCCGCGGAGATGCGACTTTAATATGaatttgttgttttcacgtttttcagtttgtttTTTAGAAGAGTTCATAAAGGTGCTTAAGTGAGCTTACTGTCCGCGGATATATGTGAATCGCCAGCTGTCACTGCGACCGTTCCCACTACCCAGTCGTACTTGCAAGATGCCAAGACTTTGCAAGTTTTGGTAAGAGAACGTATACTCAAACACACACGAGCACACGTACATAACTATacagaaataaaaaagcGTTCATTCGCCTTGCTGTTCTTCATAGCAGGAAGGACATGATGAGGGCAAGAATGGCAGTTACCAAGGAGGGCATACCTGCAGAGGCAACACCGATATTCTTCCTCACGTTCCCAGACAGAGTTGTGCTTGACGAGCTGTTTCTGGGCTTTGTGGCACCCATACCGTTGTATGAACCATTTATTGGGCCCGTGGAAATGTTACCGCTCATAGAAATGACAGTACCGCCGGTCCAAGGTCTGTCGTAGAAAGGTGCCCTGACTGCACCTGGGACGGTACTCTTGATGACCTCGATATCCTCCGCCGCGTCCCCCGTACTGGCCTGGCCGATTGAGATCTCGTAGGATTCCAGGTCGTACACTACGTATGCACTCGATAGGAAAGTGTCACCCAAGATATACCCACCTTCCCCCTCTCCCTGACCTTTAACCATCAGTACACACTGGTTCTTGTGGCGTTTTGCGACCAAGTCACTTAGTGGCACGTCGATAAGGAATCCACCCAGGTcgaaagagagaaatgTGGCGTCCTCCTCCGAGGGGCATTTCAAAGTGTATCCGTTGATCTTCTCACTAAACGTGGCGTTCAGTGCGCTTGCCAGCATACTGACCAAGGTGTCTGGTAGGTACGAAGTTGTACTCCCTGAGTCCAAAAGGACGGGGAAATTTGTAGTCGTGATTGTGTTCAAGAACCCATCCTTCTTGAAACCCAGCCCGTACATGGTCACGTAGAACTCAATTGGGTGTTGGACCCCTTGGTCCTTGTAAGTGTTGACCATGGGCACTGTGAACAGGCCATTTTCGTACTTCGAGTGGTCTACAGCACCGAACAGCACGGACCCTTCTGTGGCGTCTGAATCGTTCAGGAACAGAGAGTAAGCGATTTTCTCAATGACAcctttgttcttcaattgcaCGGGGAAGTTATCGTACTCGTAACTTGAGTTTGTCTCCGCGGCAAGACGCCCCGCGTTGGAAGATTCAAGCACGGGCATCCCTATCCCCAACACTGGACTTGTCGAGTTAGTCAAGTTGACCACGGCAAGGGACACATCCGAGACATCGACGTCGCCGATTCGGACGACATCGGTCCCCCAGAACCCAGAAGCGAAAGTGTTATCCGCATACCCCGTCAAGAAATCCGTGTTGTTACTCTTGAAGGACGAGGACTCACTGTTGTTGAAAGTCCCCAGCAGAGCACAATCGAACTGGTCCAAGTGCCCCCCCGTGGCCTTCGCCGCTTTACTGGACCTTGTGGGACCCTCGGCGTTCTGAGCGGTCAACACAGTAGCATTGGCAgcctccttctcctccaggGCGAATTTCGCACTACCGGGCTGTTTAAAACCAATACAGTATGGGTTGTCAGGGGAAGTCAGCCACAGATCCGAGGACCCAGTGTCAATGAGCACGGAGACATTCTGCGGCGGAGTCCCCACATACAACTCTACCGAGTAGTACAGCTGCTGGTTCTCTACATCCACAGACAAGTAATCGTCGGCCCTCCTCGCAAGGGAGTCCCCCCCGCTCGAGAAACTCCGGCTCTTATGGAACCCCATCTGGACATACTTATTGGGGGACGCCTGGCTACTTGCGAGCACGGCACCGCCCAAGAACGAACCCGCAACCAGCTGTTCAAGCAACATTGTACGTATAGTCTACTGAGAGGTAAGGCAAAGACCGCTACAACCGCAAGACACAGACCAAGCAGCCTCGCCGGTCTTATATATTCGCTATTTACCTCAGCCAGATCTGATCTCGGGAGCAAACCTCAATCACCGCAGAAGCTCTCGCGACGGATGGATCGGCGATCCACCTGCTCTCGATGAGAGATAGGAGTTCGAGGTGCTGGGCACGCAGCCCAACCGTGTGCCCAGGGTCAGTCACCACCACAGCGTGCCAAGACTCTCCTATTAGCGGCAGCCTAgaccccccccccccccacaGAGAGAGGGCCCAATAGGGGCAGCGGCCCGCGGGAGCGCTGCGCGAGTCCCGCCCACACACCGCGGGCCGCGGGCGGGGCGCAGCGCGGATCCCGGGCGGTGCTGCCGTGCGGAGTGACCGGCGCGCTGCTTCCCGCGCCGCTCTTTCTGTATATAAGAGGGTGGGTGGGGTGCGTTTCCTGTTGGGGTTGCGTTGCCTCTTTCGCGCTCTCTCTTCTGGCTTGGAGTCGggtgacgacgacgacgacgatatGACCAGCGACAACCacgacaacaacacacCAGTTCAAGTGAAGGGGGAGCCTCAGGAGCAGCTGTCCGTGCAGCTGCTCTTGGGGGACGCGGGCGAGTTCAAGTGCTCGCTGCCCCCACGGAAGAGGGCGCGGACCTcggaggagaaggaacaGCGCCGCGTGGAGAGGATTATGAGGAACAGGAGGGCCGCAAGGCAGTCCAGGGAGAGGAAGCGGAGGCACATGGAGTTTCTAGAGCGGAAGTGTGCGCTCCTAGAGTGTATCCTGCAAAGCGTGGACGCGGAGAAGTTGTTGCCACGGGGAAAAAAGCATTTGTGGACGgatttgaaacagttacaagaaaatacagaGGGCGGAGAACTTCTCGAGAGGGATCTTGGCGATGATGATATCATCCCATCGCCACCTGGAAGTACTACCTCCCCagacaagaaaatgaaaatcAAATCTGAAAATAGTGTCTCCCCACTGGATATATTCTCCTCCGCTGGTGCTTCCTCGGCGGCCTCCTCGGCGTGCTCGAACACCAGCCCCTTTGCTGACGACTTGTCGTTACAATTGGGCAGTTTTGAACCGATCACTCCACCGGAATTTGAAATCAATTTCGATTTCGAACAGGGGAAAAACGCCTCCAGTACAAGTACAAATACAGCGCCCACATTTATAAAACAGGAAAATGAGGATAATATGTTGAAATTCAGGAACCATATGTTGATAAATCCATTAGATCTGATTAGTTCACCCACAGTAGGCTTTGAGATGCGTAATCCAGAAGTGATTACCACCTAAAACAACCCGCACTCTTTGTGTTGTTGTCAGCTGGTCATTTTAAAAGTCGTCCCGTCGTCCCGTCGCCCAATAATATTGCCAGAAGCGCAATCAAACAATATCATGTCTACTGAACTAATGGATCTTTTGGAtttataaaaaaaagatagaAGTGGAGCCAGAGTGATGAGGAGTTCATTCTCTCTTGTCGATCCCCACCTTTCAGTGCTGTGCGCGTTTATGTGTGCTGCTACCGTATTCTTACATGTCAATTTGGCGCGTTCTTCATCGATACTGCGACAGTGATAGTAAGGCCGGCAGTCTCCCATCAAACTCACCACAAACTCTTGTTCCATCTTCTATCTACTACGGGtttctttatatatatgtgtgtacCACTAGTGTTCGCTGAGCTTGCTCCGCAGCACGTGTGTCTATTTGGTTTCTTTCAAAAGGTTGGCGTTTCCCGCCTTTACAGTTGTCTCTCTAGAGTCCTTTTTCGTCTCGGCCAATGACAAGCAGAGGATACCTCCAGACCCTTCGGAGTTGGCGGAGTCATCTTAACTTCCTCTTGCATAAGTGTAGATCGCTATATaaagggggggggggtgTACTAGCTGATGTTGATATCGCTGGCTGTAGATTATACAACTAAGTACTGcgacacacacacaaatGTCGCTCTTGATTCCCGGTCCAGTGACCATCACGAAGAACGTCCAAGAAGGTTTGAACGCAAACTCGTTGTCCCACACGGGTCCACAGTTCACCACGATCTTCCAGTCCGCGTTACAGAATCTGAAGCGCGTCTACAATGCTACACAGGCAGAGGGGAACCTGCCCCTGATCATCGCGGGGAGCGGGACACTGGGGTTCGACGTCGCGGGGACTAACTTCGTGAACCCGGGGGATAACGTCCTGCTCGTGTCCACCGGGTTCTTCTCAGACGAGTTCGGCGAGTGTCTCGAAACGTACCATGGTGCTAACCTCACCGTGTTGAAACCAGATACCGTCGGTGGGGTTGTGCCCCTCGACGAGATCGCCACGGAGTTGCGGGCCGCGAACGGTAAGTACAGGGCCATCGTGGTGACTCACGTGGATACGTCCACCGCGGTGCTGAACGATGTCGGGGCCATTGCTGCGGTCACTCACAGGGAGTCCCCCAACACGTTCGTCATCGTTGACGCAGTGTGCTCTCTGGGCTGCGAGGAACTCCAGTTCGATAAGTGGCAGCTCGATTTTGTGCTGTCCGCATCGCAGAAGGCGGTCGGTGCACCACCCGGCCTGGCCCTCGGGATGGTCTCCCCACGCGCGCTGGATTTCGCCCTGCAGAAACGGCCCACGGGGTCCTTCTACGcgtcgttgaagaagtggGCGCCGATCCTACAAAGCTACGCAGGCGGGCAAGCCAAGTACTTCGCCACGCAGGCGACACAGTTGGTCTCGTCGCTGGACACAGCTCTGCAAGAACTTCTACAACGCGAGTCTGTCACACATCACAAAGAACTGAGCGAGTGGTTCCGGTCGCAGATCACGCAGCAACTGCACTACAAACTCGTCACCACCACGAGCGACGGGGGGGCACACATCGCTCACGGACTCACCGCGCTGTATGTGGATGACCCTGCGAAAGCAATCCAAGAGATTAACAAAACTGCGGGTGCCATCATCGCTGGCGGGATTCTCCCAGAGATCAAGGACAAGTACATCAGAGTCGGCCACATGGGTGCGAGCGCCACGCGCGACACTTTACAGCTTGTCATTGAGGCGTTGGCTGCCTCGCAATAGGCGGGAGTGGTGAAGAGTTGGGGTGCCACGAAGTGAATGACTCCGGTCAGCGCCATCACTGATCATTGCGCAAGAGACTTCTTCCCGAGGCGACTGCCCTATCCAGTGCCCAGCAGTTCTACAACAGCCCACTGACTCCTCTACAACTACCACTAGTACTACTACATCTTATGCAATCAGCTTATGCAATCATCCGAAACCGTGACTGCTCCCCGCAGAGGAGTCAACTCGCCGAACTGTGGTTTTTCGCAAATTTCAATGAAGTTGTGTGAAAAATGTACTGAGCGATCCGTTACACGTTTACTGCTCTTTCGGTGCACGAAGGATTGTATATAAGGGAGATGAGTTTCTTGGATGAGCATTGGTCTTGTTCATTAACgtatcttcttctttattctcttcctctttaTTGTGTCTCTTTACACTAAGTATCCAGCAATCTATTTAACTCTACGTCCCCAACCACAACCGTCTCGCAATGCCTTACGCTCTTTCTGAAAACCACAAGAGAATGGTTCTTTCTCACTTGAAGGAATCCGACCCTCAATTGCAGACGCTTATTGACAGCGAAATCGACAGACAGAGACACTCTATCGATTTGATCGCCTCCGAGAACTTTACGTCCACTTCTGTGTTCGACGCCTTGGGGACGCCGCTGTGTAACAAGTACTCAGAGGGGTACCCAGGTGCCCGTTACTACGGTGGTAACGAGTACATCGACCAGATTGAACTTCTGTGTCAGGATCGTGCCCTAGAGGCCTTCCATGTGTCCCCTGACAAATGGGGTGTCAACGTGCAAACTTTGTCCGGCTCCCCAGCTAACTTGCAAGTCTACCAGGCAATCATGAGACCTCACGAAAGATTGATGGGGTTGTACTTGCCAGACGGTGGTCATTTGTCCCACGGTTACGCAACACCAACGAGAACTATCTCTGCCGTTGCTACCTACTTCGAATCTTTCCCTTACAGAGTCGACCCAGAGACTGGGATCATCGACTACGacactttggaaaagaacGCCATCCTTTACAGACCTAAAGTGCTCGTTGCAGGTACCTCCGCCTACTGTCGTTTGATCGACTACAAGAGAATGAGAGAGATCGCAGACAAGTGTGGTGCATACTTGATGGTCGACATGGCGCATATCTCCGGTCTTGTTGCCGCTGGCGTCATCCCATCCCCATTCGAGTACGCAGACATCGTCACCACTACCACCCACAAGTCTCTAAGAGGACCAAGAGGTGCCatgatcttcttcagaaGAGGTGTCAGATCCGTTAACGCCAAAACGGGCAAAGAAATCGTCTACGACTTGGAAAACCCAATCAACTTCTCCGTCTTCCCAGGTCACCAAGGTGGGCCACATAACCACACCATCGCTGCCCTAGCTACCGCCCTAAAGCAGGCCGCCACTCCAGAGTTCAAAGAGTACCAATTGCAAGTCTTGAAGAACGCAAAGGCTCTAGAaaacgagttcaagaagttggGTTACAGACTGGTCTCAAACGGTACTGACTCGCACATGGTCTTGGTCTCGTTGAGAGAACAGGGCGTCGACGGTGCCCGTGTTGACTACATCTGTGAAAAGGTTAACATCGTCCTGAACAAGAACTCCATCCCAGGTGACAAGTCCGCTTTGGTCCCAGGTGGTATCCGTATCGGTGCCCCAGCCATGACCTCCAGAGGTATGGGTGAGGAAGACTTCTCTAGAATCGTCAACTACATCGACACCGTTGTGAAGACCGCGCAGGACGTCCAAAAGGCTCTACCAGCGGACGccaacaagttgaaggacttcAAGGCCTACGTGGATGCCAACCCAGGTAACTTGGGcgagttgaaggaacagATCTTCAACTGGGCCGGTGAATACCCATTGGCCGTGTAAGACTAGATGGAAAAATCTCATCTCGCGAGTTGTTTTTTACCACCTCCACGACTATCCCTCATCTTTTACGCAATTCAACATTTCTGTATCAtatccaaaagaaaaaacgGATCATCATCGCGGATCATGCCCCggtgtttcttctttcccaTTCCCACATCCAAAATTATATAAACCAGATACGCCGCAGCTTACTTTATTCTTTTACATAGAAGTTTTTTAATGACAATTTCAACATTGGAGCACACAGTTTATTTCGTCTAGCAATTGAGAAACGGTCCACCTCTCCGTTGATTGCAAAACCATCATTCCCGAAATGCACTTCAGGAACATTGTTTTCACTTTTGGATCCGTTAAACTCTCAAGTCTCGGGAAATTTTGAATGATCCTAGTATGTTGCTCCTCAGCGCTTAACAGCTTGATGTATTTCCCATCACCTTCAGAGCCAAATAGCCCAGTAAATGCACTAGCGGACCCAAAATCTCTCACTTGCGGCCATAGGTCAACGGAGGGGATCCCCACTTTTTCGAAAAGGGTCAGTATCAACCTTATATCGCTCCCGTTTTCCAATTCCGCGCTGCCGTCGTCAATGAATGCTGGGGCGTAGTTCACAATACTCGATCCCTGCTGGAACCATTGGCTGATAATAACTAGCAAAGCCCATATATCCACCGCATAATCGTAATTTGCGACGCTGAACAGAAGTTCGGGGGCTTTGTAAAAACATGTAGACACATCTGTCACTTTCTCATTGGGCGGTTCGTCCTTGTCCTCAGTAGTGGTGTCATATGATATACCAAAGTCAATGATCTTGAGTTGCAAAGGTTTGGAAATTGAGGTCAGCATCACATTCTGTGGTTTTAGATCTCGATGTATAATACCATTAGAGTGAATAAATTGCAACCCAGAGCACAGCTGCTTAAACATGTCAGCTGCATATATATTCACATCAAATCCATTGTAATAGAACTCAGGGGTGGATTCAGTAGACTTGGTCCCCAATAAGTATGGATTAAATTGCTTCTTTGAACGACTACCTTGAAAGTTGTACTGCGAGAGCATGAAATCTTCTAATGTGAGAGAATAAAATGGGAAAAGCAGCTCCAGTTCATCGTGCACCCTTCGATGATCCAGTAACTCAATAATTTGAGCACACTGTATGCGCTCCCCAAAACAGAGTTTCTTCATTATTTCTAATTCCCTCCATGGGTTATGAGGTGGGACAACAAAATCCACTGCAGTCGCTTTGATCACGTAACATGAGCCAACTTTGTTGATACGGGACAGCTTCGTTGTCTTCAGCAGTTTTCTCTCCTCAGTCTCTAATTGAGTTAGATCTACCATCACTTGCCTCGCTCGTACACCCGGTCTGAAGCTCATCATCACTTATTCTGTATCTCTTTAAAACATTATAATTTTATACACTGTACAAACGTAAGGGTCACGACAGTGGTAATTGACCGGACTGCACGACTATTGCTCAATGTTGTTGTCCCGTTTCAACCATTTTACCGCCAAGGGGTGCAGACTGTTTACTTTACTTATCGAAACTTTGGGTCCTGTTGTTCCGCCAAATTCGACGTGACCGTTTTGCTCGGTCGCCGCCCCAGGGGTCACGAATGCAACATCATTGTGATAGTCTAATTGATCAACGATAATACCATCCTTGATGTGCAGCACTTTATCTGGCCACTCTGCCAGCCCATCGAAGATATGAGTTGCGTAGATTACCGAACATTTTCTCTTCTGCGTctccatcttcaaaaactccaGCAATCTAGACCTAGCAATGACGTCCAGGTCCACCGTGACCTCGTCAAGTAGTAACACCCTCCATGGTTTCAATAAGCCCATTGCGAGTTGCACACGTCTCTTCTGACCGTCACTCAACCGATGCATCCTCCAATTGAGGTTGATCTCAAGAATCTCTATTAGATATTCACCACGTTCACGATAATGATCCAATCCAATACTCTCTAACAGTTCCAGGACGCCAATATCTCGGTTGATAATATCCATGTGACACCATTCGGTCCCTAGGTATGTGCTTACTTGAACATTTCTGTCCTCCTCTACGTCTTGGTGCATGGACAGCGGACTGAATGGGTCCAATCCATTGACCTGAATATTCCCAGTCAGACAAAGGTGTTTCCCACTCAATAATTTCAGGAGCGTCGACTTCCCGGCACCATTAGAGCCAACAAGCAAAGTTCTCGTATTCCATGGGATCTGTAGGTTTATATTAGAGACAGACGGAGTTGCAGACTCGACAAACTTGTAAGTGAGATCGTCCACCTGAACAGCGTATTGAGCCATTGATAGTTGTCAACAGCCTGGGATACGTCCTTGGAATGATTCAATTGACCAAGGTTCACAGGAACCCCTCGAGGACGAGCACGCCAGAATCCTTCTGTAACggaatttttcacttaACGAAAGAATCATTTAATCACATGATAGATTGTCGATTGATGATGACTAAATAGTGGAAGTGAAGcgaaaaacttgaaacgGTTGCAGTCTAACAGTTTGTTCCCTTCTGTAAAATGTGTGAATCCTTTGAGGTTATTatcttttttgaaatcaCTCTTGTAATTGGTAAATTAGTGACACTACCAAGAGAACAAGAGATGCCTTGACGGCCAACGGCATATCATTTACCTTCGGAAATAACTTAAAGAGTACGCTATGTTGTCTGTATAGCTTGTCAACATCCGCCGTCGTCTCTAAGTGTTTGCGGACCCCGTTCAATTCAATCGCCTTGTCAAGCAGACCATTTACGGTCTCCGTATAATATCTTACCCTTGGACCGCTATTGAAACAGCTATGGCTTGCGGTTGTTATAAGTGGGCTGTATTCGTTTACTAGAGATGCCAATTTAGGCAACAGGAAACGTCCCGACTTGTAATCCACTCTTGTTTCGTTTAAAATACTTGTCCATTGAGGATCGGGGCCCTCGTTGGAAATAGAAAGGCATCGTTGGAGCACAGCATGGATTAGATCGGTGTTGTTGAGAAAGTTCTCAGAGTTATGGTTCGTTTCCTTGAGCAGTCTatctttgttcttcaaaataaaCTTTGAGTACATTACTAACGGAACAAGCATCGATTGTGAGCTTATAACAAAGTCAAATATGCTAAAAATTAGGGAATTGTCCAGTTCCTTTGGTTTGAAATTATGGGAAAATACTGTTAAAATAGATGAGATAGCATAAAATGGCTCCAGGTTATCCAATTTGAGAGTGTCCACCAACCCTTTGTCTTGTAATTTTACGATACTTGGTATTAATCTAATTTGGTCAATGGCAAAATGCAAAGAATCCATCATGAAATCACGTAAGTATAGTAAAGTAAACGCTTCCAAACAAGCTAATAAGGTATTATGATCGTTGCTGTCGATATTCTCACGATCTACAAAGACATTAACAAATATAGAAACTATATCGTGGTAACCTTGGTAGTATCGCAGTTTATGGTTTCTTCTCAGAAGTCGACATATCAGCGTCTCTTGAAACATCTGTAAACGAGTTCTCCAATTTTCATCCGCTACAGTTCCAAATGATCTGGCACAGTCCAATTTGACTTGATTTTCATCTGGATGTTCTGCAATTGTTTCATGCGCAGCATCGCGTTTAAATTGTTTGGAGAGTAGGAGCGACCAAGACAAGCGTCTGTGTGTAGCGTCCACAAATCCAAGGTTCGTCCCTCCAAGCATGGAGAGTGTTACCACGTCCTTTGTCTTCAGCATCACATCGATTACTTTACATTTCAGCTTCTTGTATTGTTCGTTATTTATCATAACCGAGCTTTGTTCGAAACCAGCAGGGCCAGTATCATCATTGTGTTGCTCAGACGCACCAAGACGCTTGGTCATTACCTCCTGAAAGTGTTGTTCTAACAGCAAAGCTATTCCAATAGAG contains:
- the CAK1 gene encoding cyclin-dependent protein kinase-activating kinase CAK1 (similar to Saccharomyces cerevisiae CAK1 (YFL029C); ancestral locus Anc_8.40), which encodes MVDLTQLETEERKLLKTTKLSRINKVGSCYVIKATAVDFVVPPHNPWRELEIMKKLCFGERIQCAQIIELLDHRRVHDELELLFPFYSLTLEDFMLSQYNFQGSRSKKQFNPYLLGTKSTESTPEFYYNGFDVNIYAADMFKQLCSGLQFIHSNGIIHRDLKPQNVMLTSISKPLQLKIIDFGISYDTTTEDKDEPPNEKVTDVSTCFYKAPELLFSVANYDYAVDIWALLVIISQWFQQGSSIVNYAPAFIDDGSAELENGSDIRLILTLFEKVGIPSVDLWPQVRDFGSASAFTGLFGSEGDGKYIKLLSAEEQHTRIIQNFPRLESLTDPKVKTMFLKCISGMMVLQSTERWTVSQLLDEINCVLQC
- the KNAG0E03220 gene encoding uncharacterized protein, which translates into the protein MLLEQLVAGSFLGGAVLASSQASPNKYVQMGFHKSRSFSSGGDSLARRADDYLSVDVENQQLYYSVELYVGTPPQNVSVLIDTGSSDLWLTSPDNPYCIGFKQPGSAKFALEEKEAANATVLTAQNAEGPTRSSKAAKATGGHLDQFDCALLGTFNNSESSSFKSNNTDFLTGYADNTFASGFWGTDVVRIGDVDVSDVSLAVVNLTNSTSPVLGIGMPVLESSNAGRLAAETNSSYEYDNFPVQLKNKGVIEKIAYSLFLNDSDATEGSVLFGAVDHSKYENGLFTVPMVNTYKDQGVQHPIEFYVTMYGLGFKKDGFLNTITTTNFPVLLDSGSTTSYLPDTLVSMLASALNATFSEKINGYTLKCPSEEDATFLSFDLGGFLIDVPLSDLVAKRHKNQCVLMVKGQGEGEGGYILGDTFLSSAYVVYDLESYEISIGQASTGDAAEDIEVIKSTVPGAVRAPFYDRPWTGGTVISMSGNISTGPINGSYNGMGATKPRNSSSSTTLSGNVRKNIGVASAGMPSLVTAILALIMSFLL
- the AGX1 gene encoding alanine--glyoxylate transaminase (similar to Saccharomyces cerevisiae AGX1 (YFL030W); ancestral locus Anc_8.37), producing the protein MSLLIPGPVTITKNVQEGLNANSLSHTGPQFTTIFQSALQNLKRVYNATQAEGNLPLIIAGSGTLGFDVAGTNFVNPGDNVLLVSTGFFSDEFGECLETYHGANLTVLKPDTVGGVVPLDEIATELRAANGKYRAIVVTHVDTSTAVLNDVGAIAAVTHRESPNTFVIVDAVCSLGCEELQFDKWQLDFVLSASQKAVGAPPGLALGMVSPRALDFALQKRPTGSFYASLKKWAPILQSYAGGQAKYFATQATQLVSSLDTALQELLQRESVTHHKELSEWFRSQITQQLHYKLVTTTSDGGAHIAHGLTALYVDDPAKAIQEINKTAGAIIAGGILPEIKDKYIRVGHMGASATRDTLQLVIEALAASQ
- the CAF16 gene encoding putative ATP-binding cassette family ATPase CAF16 (similar to Saccharomyces cerevisiae CAF16 (YFL028C); ancestral locus Anc_8.42), whose amino-acid sequence is MAQYAVQVDDLTYKFVESATPSVSNINLQIPWNTRTLLVGSNGAGKSTLLKLLSGKHLCLTGNIQVNGLDPFSPLSMHQDVEEDRNVQVSTYLGTEWCHMDIINRDIGVLELLESIGLDHYRERGEYLIEILEINLNWRMHRLSDGQKRRVQLAMGLLKPWRVLLLDEVTVDLDVIARSRLLEFLKMETQKRKCSVIYATHIFDGLAEWPDKVLHIKDGIIVDQLDYHNDVAFVTPGAATEQNGHVEFGGTTGPKVSISKVNSLHPLAVKWLKRDNNIEQ
- the GYP8 gene encoding GTPase-activating protein GYP8 (similar to Saccharomyces cerevisiae GYP8 (YFL027C); ancestral locus Anc_8.44); translation: MTKRLGASEQHNDDTGPAGFEQSSVMINNEQYKKLKCKVIDVMLKTKDVVTLSMLGGTNLGFVDATHRRLSWSLLLSKQFKRDAAHETIAEHPDENQVKLDCARSFGTVADENWRTRLQMFQETLICRLLRRNHKLRYYQGYHDIVSIFVNVFVDRENIDSNDHNTLLACLEAFTLLYLRDFMMDSLHFAIDQIRLIPSIVKLQDKGLVDTLKLDNLEPFYAISSILTVFSHNFKPKELDNSLIFSIFDFVISSQSMLVPLVMYSKFILKNKDRLLKETNHNSENFLNNTDLIHAVLQRCLSISNEGPDPQWTSILNETRVDYKSGRFLLPKLASLVNEYSPLITTASHSCFNSGPRVRYYTETVNGLLDKAIELNGVRKHLETTADVDKLYRQHSVLFKLFPKVNDMPLAVKASLVLLVVSLIYQLQE
- the HAC1 gene encoding transcription factor HAC1 (similar to Saccharomyces cerevisiae HAC1 (YFL031W); ancestral locus Anc_8.36), whose translation is MTSDNHDNNTPVQVKGEPQEQLSVQLLLGDAGEFKCSLPPRKRARTSEEKEQRRVERIMRNRRAARQSRERKRRHMEFLERKCALLECILQSVDAEKLLPRGKKHLWTDLKQLQENTEGGELLERDLGDDDIIPSPPGSTTSPDKKMKIKSENSVSPLDIFSSAGASSAASSACSNTSPFADDLSLQLGSFEPITPPEFEINFDFEQGKNASSTSTNTAPTFIKQENEDNMLKFRNHMLINPLDLISSPTVGFEMRNPEVITT
- the SHM2 gene encoding glycine hydroxymethyltransferase SHM2 (similar to Saccharomyces cerevisiae SHM2 (YLR058C); ancestral locus Anc_8.38); this encodes MPYALSENHKRMVLSHLKESDPQLQTLIDSEIDRQRHSIDLIASENFTSTSVFDALGTPLCNKYSEGYPGARYYGGNEYIDQIELLCQDRALEAFHVSPDKWGVNVQTLSGSPANLQVYQAIMRPHERLMGLYLPDGGHLSHGYATPTRTISAVATYFESFPYRVDPETGIIDYDTLEKNAILYRPKVLVAGTSAYCRLIDYKRMREIADKCGAYLMVDMAHISGLVAAGVIPSPFEYADIVTTTTHKSLRGPRGAMIFFRRGVRSVNAKTGKEIVYDLENPINFSVFPGHQGGPHNHTIAALATALKQAATPEFKEYQLQVLKNAKALENEFKKLGYRLVSNGTDSHMVLVSLREQGVDGARVDYICEKVNIVLNKNSIPGDKSALVPGGIRIGAPAMTSRGMGEEDFSRIVNYIDTVVKTAQDVQKALPADANKLKDFKAYVDANPGNLGELKEQIFNWAGEYPLAV